The Juglans microcarpa x Juglans regia isolate MS1-56 chromosome 8S, Jm3101_v1.0, whole genome shotgun sequence genome has a window encoding:
- the LOC121243862 gene encoding putative GATA transcription factor 22 — MAPAYLNPPSSPCPLVDQREDQHDDLKLSISTHTIQASSSLSTSSCPTFFDRIKDEIGSIFEDQSQEHDEKKSVEEDGNINPHKLSLCQREEEYGDQSKNTAHDGPVQYSCMSSKKRWMQKMMDPNCPAANNKPVRIIYKKFQNNLQNGDSDQLSSPNCSSNSTNSNARVCADCNTTTTPLWRGGPRGPKSLCNACGIRQRKARRAMAEAAAAANGMGVAPDISSKKKKKINKLHKKENKSGTKNLRAAQYKKNKYCKFKCPSHSEMMSVRKQLSFKDFALSLRNSSADLGRVFPQDEAEAAAILLMELSCGALVHS; from the exons ATGGCTCCAGCCTATCTGAACCCACCATCTTCTCCATGCCCTCTTGTAGATCAAAGAGAAGATCAACACGATGACCTAAAACTCTCTATCTCAACACATACTATTCAagcttcatcttctctctcaaCATCATCCTGTCCTACTTTCTTTGACAGGATCAAAGATGAAATAGGGAGTATATTTGAAGATCAGTCACAAGAACATGATGAAAAG AAGTCTGTGGAGGAAGATGGTAACATTAATCCCCATAAATTATCCTTATGTCAAAGGGAGGAGGAATATGGAGATCAAAGTAAAAATACTGCTCATGATGGTCCTGTACAGTACTCATGTATGTCCTCAAAGAAGAGGTGGATGCAAAAAATGATGGACCCAAATTGCCCAGCTGCAAATAATAAGCCAGTGAGaattatttataagaagttcCAAAATAATCTGCAGAATGGTGATTCTGATCAACTCAGCTCACCTAACTGCAGCAGCAACAGTACAAATTCCAACGCTCGGGTTTGCGCCGACTGtaacaccaccaccacccctcTTTGGAGGGGTGGCCCTCGAGGTCCTAAg TCACTTTGCAATGCCTGTGGCATTCGGCAGAGGAAGGCCAGACGGGCCATGGCAGAAGCTGCAGCAGCTGCAAATGGCATGGGAGTTGCTCCAGATATCTcatcgaagaagaagaagaagatcaataaGTTGcacaagaaggaaaataaatcgGGTACAAAAAATCTGCGTGCTGCACAATACAAGAAGAATAAGTACTGCAAGTTCAAGTGCCCCTCTCACAGTGAGATGATGAGCGTGAGGAAGCAGCTTTCTTTCAAGGATTTCGCTCTAAGTTTGAGAAACAGTTCAGCTGATCTTGGACGAGTGTTTCCACAGGACGAGGCAGAAGCTGCAGCAATCTTGCTAATGGAACTATCTTGTGGCGCCCTTGTTCACAgttaa